The proteins below are encoded in one region of Mycolicibacterium neworleansense:
- a CDS encoding alpha/beta hydrolase produces MNSLDWRSRPATVHFGPASLQSRALGWTTAIFVRPLLGLLTLIGMGINRVAPDVLQRAHLDVIDRPLRFIKPLPGTEVTPVALPHCPAEWVIAPEARDSDRVIVYLHGSALVTLGLNSHRRFVSKLSAATGARVLNVGYRLAPQADIDDAVADGLDGYRLALSLGFAPEKIVLAGDSAGGLFAADTALAARDAGLPVPAGQVLLSPLTSSDMDLKYRALQEHRDVMFPFMTVKFIYDVFATVNGTRPTPVMPPEADLHGLGPFLLQVGTHEMLLNDTFALADKLQAAGVPAWVQVWDRAMHMFQLSFDVNPDARQAVEEITSFIAYATAEVEDEVSA; encoded by the coding sequence GTGAATTCGCTCGATTGGCGTAGCCGCCCGGCCACCGTGCACTTCGGCCCCGCATCTCTGCAGTCCAGGGCACTCGGCTGGACCACCGCGATCTTCGTCCGCCCATTGCTGGGTCTACTGACCCTGATCGGAATGGGCATCAACCGCGTCGCCCCCGATGTGTTGCAGCGCGCGCACCTCGACGTCATCGACCGGCCCCTGCGGTTCATCAAGCCGCTGCCCGGTACCGAGGTGACACCGGTGGCGCTGCCCCACTGCCCGGCCGAATGGGTGATCGCACCCGAGGCCCGCGATTCCGATCGGGTGATCGTCTACCTGCACGGCTCGGCGCTGGTGACCCTTGGCCTGAACTCACACCGCCGTTTCGTGTCGAAGCTGTCTGCCGCCACCGGGGCACGTGTGCTCAACGTGGGCTACCGGCTGGCCCCGCAGGCCGACATCGACGACGCCGTCGCCGACGGACTCGACGGCTACCGCCTGGCCCTGTCCCTTGGGTTCGCCCCCGAAAAGATTGTCCTGGCCGGCGATTCGGCCGGCGGACTGTTCGCCGCCGACACCGCCCTGGCCGCCCGCGACGCCGGGCTGCCGGTGCCCGCCGGGCAGGTCCTGCTCTCGCCACTGACGTCATCCGACATGGACCTGAAATACCGTGCCCTGCAAGAGCATCGCGACGTGATGTTCCCGTTCATGACGGTGAAGTTCATCTACGACGTGTTCGCCACGGTCAACGGCACCCGGCCCACACCGGTGATGCCGCCCGAGGCGGACCTGCACGGGCTCGGGCCGTTCCTGCTCCAGGTCGGTACGCACGAGATGCTGCTGAACGACACCTTCGCCCTGGCCGACAAGCTTCAGGCCGCCGGCGTTCCGGCGTGGGTTCAGGTGTGGGACAGGGCGATGCACATGTTCCAGCTGAGCTTCGACGTCAACCCCGACGCGCGTCAGGCGGTCGAGGAGATCACGTCATTCATCGCATACGCGACCGCTGAGGTCGAGGACGAGGTGAGCGCGTAG